The Mangrovibacterium diazotrophicum DNA window CGTCGGCGAGTTCCGTTTTCAACTCATCGATTTCAATCTGCTGCAAACGTGGCATCTTCATCCCAAACTCCAGTAATTCCACTGCCTTGTCCGCTCGGTTTAAATGAAAAGCCAGCAGATGGGCATAGTCCAAAACCAAGATCTGCGTTTCGGCAACATAACCAAGCTCTCCGAAACATTTCTCAAATTCCGCGGCTAGCTCCTCCGACGTTTTCGCACCTACAGCGCCCACCGAGAAATGACGATACAACAGATCTGCCCTAACCAGTTTTGCCTGGTAAAAATAGGGTGTTACATCTCCTTTCGAGATCAGGTAATCGTAGGCTTTCAGCGCCTCGGTATACTCGTCGTTTCGGGCTGCAATTCGCGCCAGTTCCATAATCATCGGCGACTCATCCAAGCCCCGACGATCCAGCGCTATTTGTTGGCGGAGTGCCTGCGTATAATTTTTTTCCTGCAGGAACAGCCAAATCAGCAGCCGGTTGTAGGCAATTACTGTCGGCTCCTGCTGCATGCGTTGCAAGGTCAGGGACTTTAATTTCTCCCGCAACGAATTGTCGACATCCAAACGAAAGGCGCTTTGCACCGCACTTTCCATCCGCGAAAGCGTATTCTCATCGTTCCGAATCATGTCGAGGTAGGTATCGAACATCTTCGAGTAGTTGCGCTCGAACAGGTACACCCTTCCCAATTCGTAATAGAAGTTCTCTCCGGGGATTTTCTGCGGTGCCTGCAGATAAAGCTTCTCCGCATAATCGTATGAACCCGTATTTAAATAGGCGTTCGACAAGCGGATATAATCGGCTCTTGATGCAGGCACAGCTTCCAGCGACTCTTGCAGTTTCTTCTCCGCGCCCTCATCATCCCCTTGCTTTTTCAGCAAGGTAGCCCATTGCACGTACAAAGTCGCCTGCGTTTCATCTTTACGAAGAGCCTTTTTGATTTCCTTTTCAGCAGCTTCAAAATCGCCGCTTTCGGTCAAACAAGTCAGGTACAAATCAAAATAATAGCTGCTTTTTGTATTCTGAAACAGCTCGTCATACAACACCGCCGCCTTTTCATATTCGTGCCCCTGGTAATATTTATTGGCCAGCTGCACCTTGCTCACATCGGGCACTTGTAGCTGTGCCAATGCTCCCCCTGCTCCAAACAGGAAGCACAGTGCGATGCAAATTCGAATATACATTCCGGGCATTTTCATACGTACAAAGCTAACATTCTTCGGAGATTCCGGCAGTCGTTTTCCCGAGCCTCAAGCTAAAATTACAAATTCAATTCCGGAAACAATTCGAAGAAGCTCGTTTTCCCGTAGAGACCTTCGTCATGCTGCCAAATTTCATAAAACGGAACCGAGATAAATGCCTATTTTTACGCAAAACTACCAAAGATCGATGAGTGAAGAAACACAACCGCGCCCTCGCCTGCCGCGTTGGATGAAAATGAATCTACCGAAAGGCGAAAGTTATTCGAAAGTGAAAAACCTGGTGGGCAAACACAGCCTGCACACGATATGCTCCAGCGGCAACTGCCCGAATATTGGCGAATGCTGGAACCGGGGAACAGCCACTTTCATGATTTTGGGAGAAATCTGCACCCGCAATTGTAAATTCTGCGGGGTGAAGAACGGAAAACCACTTCCACCCGATCCGGAAGAACCCGGCAGAGTAGCGGAATCGATCCGAATTATGCAATTAAAGCACGCCGTGGTCACTTCGGTTGATCGGGACGACCTGCCCGATCTGGGAGCATCCGTTTGGGTTGAAACCATCCGGCAAATAAAAGCAACAAACCCGGAGACTAAACTCGAAGTTTTGATTCCGGACTTTCAAGGGCGGCAAGAATTAGTTCGGCAAATCATCGACGCGAAACCGGAAGTGATTTCGCACAACCTCGAAACAGTGGAGCGCCTCACGCCTCAAATTCGAAGTGTGGCCAAGTACCGCCAAAGCCTCGCCGTTTTGCGAACGATTGCGGAAAGCGGCAGCGTCGCAAAATCTGGCATCATGCTGGGCTTGGGAGAAACCGAAGAAGAGGTTGTGAAAACAATGGATGACTTGAGGGATGCGGGATGCCGGGTGATGACCATTGGCCAGTACCTGGCACCAACAACCGGCCACATTCCGGTGGTGGCATACATTCAACCCGAACAATTTGAAAGATACCGAACAATTGGGCTCGAAAAGGGTTTTTCTTTCGTCGAAAGCAGTCCGCTGGTTCGCTCTAGCTACCGCGCTGAATTACATGCCGGAGGATGATGGCAAAGAGCTTGGGGAGGAGAGCAGAGGGCATAGAGCAAAGTGATCAGTCGCAGTGTTCAGTATTGAAAATGACGATCATTAGCTGCTAGTTACTTTTGAAACTTGAAATTTGGAATTTTAACGATTTATGGCACAATTTACATACGAAGACGTTGGTCTGAAAGACTATAAAGAATGCTGGGATTACCAGGAAACAATTTTGGAACAGGTACAGGCTGACAAAAAAGCGAAGAACGGCCCAACCGAAGTGAACCGCTTCCTTTTGGTTGAGCACCCACACGTTTACACGTTGGGAAAAAGCGGCGACGAGCACAACCTGCTGGTCCATGGCGATTTCCTGAAAAAGATTGAAGCGACCTTCTATAAAATCAACCGTGGTGGCGACATTACCTACCACGGACCGGGGCAACTGGTGGGCTACCCCATTATCGACCTGGAATATTACCACATCGGGGTGCGCGAATACATCGAGAAGATGGAAGACGCCATTATCGCAACCTTGGCACACTATGGCATTACCGCTGGCCGCAATCCTGGCGCTACCGGCGTTTGGCTCGACAGCGACATTCCGGCCAAAGCACGAAAAATCTGCGCCATCGGCGTGCGCGTGAGCCGCTACGTAACCATGCACGGTTTCGCTCTCAATGTAAATACCGATATGCGTTATTTCAGCTACATCAATCCTTGCGGATTCCTCACCTATGGCGTAACTTCGCTCGAACGTGAGCTTGGCCGCAAAATGGACATGGATGAAGTAAAAGCAGTTGTAATGGAGAAATTCAACGAAATCTATTGAGTTTCGAGTTCCAAGTTTCGAGTTTCGAGTTCCAAACATTTGCGACAAGAAATGACCTTTTGAAGAACAGGAAATAACCATTAATGACATTCCTTAAAAACTAAAAACCAAAATAAAATGATCGATACGGACGAATTAGACGACCAATTTGGAATTGAAGGCGAAATTGGCTTTATGGAGATGGACGGCGACCTCGTTTTCGCCAATATCTCGAATAAATATGCCGATGCCGACATCTGCCTGTACGGCGCTCATGTAACGAGCTTTCGGCCGGTGCGCACCATGGAAATGCTTTTCATGAGCCCCGACACCAATTTCGAAGAAGGTAAAGCCATTCGCGGTGGAATCCCCGTTTGCTTCCCTTGGTTTGGCCCGCACAAAACAAACAACAGCCTGCCACAACATGGTTTTGGTCGCCTGATGTATTGGGATGTTTTGGGAACAAAAAGCCTACCCAACGGAGAAACGCAACTCGATCTGATTTTAAAATCATCGGAAGCAACAAAGGCTTATTGGCCGCACGATTTTGAAGCGATCATGCATTTTACCGTTGGTGCACAGCTAACCGTATCTCTTGAAGTCCGCAATATATCGGCTGAGACATTCACTTACGGCTGCGCATTACATAGCTATTTCGTGATTTCAGACATCGCCCACATCGGAATCGAAGGCTTGCAAGGCCTGAGCTACCTGAATCAGCTGACCGACACGATGGGTAAGCAGGAAGAAGCGATATTGAAAATTGAAGAACCGCTGACCCGCCACTATCAAAATACCGAATCAGCCGTGGTACTGGCCGACGAAGGTTATCGCCGTCGGATTCGTATTGAAAAAGAAGGCAGCAAGGTGACCACTGTTTGGAATCCGGGAGCTGAAGCCTGCGTGGCCATGAGCGATATGCCCGACGATGGTTTTGCCAGCTTTGTTTGTATTGAAGCAACGGCTTCGTTCGACTATCAGATTGAATTGGCTCCGGGAACAAGCTTTCAAACGACCCAGATTTTCGGAGTTGAAGAATAATCTTAACCGGTAACAAAATGAACATTTTTGCTAAAGAAGAAATAGCCGACGCTTACGATTCGTATTACGAAACAGAGTTCGGGAAAAAGGTTGACGAACTGGAAAAGGCAGCTTTGCTGGAGGTAATAAAAGACATTCCGCGCTGCAAATTATTGGAGCTGGGCGCCGGCACCGGCCATTGGACCGAGTTTTTCGTGAACCAAGGGTTTACGGTGACTGCTACCGACGTTTCCGAAGCCATGTTTGCACATGCCCGCCAAAAACTGGTCGGCAAAGTTGAGTTTCGGAAAGCGGACATGTTGAACCTCCCCAATGAAAGTGAATCCGTCGACGCCATAGCTGTCATCGCAGCTTTGGAATTTTGCGAGGACCAAATGCAGGCTTTTGCCAACATCTACCGGGTGCTAAAGCCCAAGGGTTGGTTGATTGTCGGCTGCCTCAACGCCAATTCAACACTCGGCAAAGTCAAAAACGACGACCCGGTTTATCGCTACGGCGACTTCATGACGAAATCAGACCTGGAAACTTACCTCGAAAGTTTTGGCGAACCGACCATTTTGGAATGCGTTCACCTGTCGGACAAAATGGAAGTGCTGGACGGAACCCCTGAAGCCGCGAATGTTCCCGGAGCGTTTATGGCTGCTTGTGTTCAAAAAATCGACTAACTCGAAACAGATGCACATTACGGTTGAAATCAGCTATTACCCGCTCATGGAGCGCTACGAGGAACCGGTATTGGAACTGCTGGCACTACTGGAAAACCAGGCGGGAATTGAAATCGAAACAGGCACTATGAGCACACTACTGCGCGGCGACTTTGAACCGGTGATGGAACTTCTGAATTCGTCGATGAAAACACTCATGGAAAAACATCCATCGGTTTTCAACCTGAAGATTTCAAATTCGTGTGAACTTGCCTAGATCTTAATCAAACGAAATAGCAGCAGCAATCTTCTCCCACATACCAAAGTGCAGTTGAACGGGAACCAATGCGTCGTTGGGAGCTTCCCCCATCCGGATAACAACCAGGTTCTGACTGGGAACGACGTCGATAAACTGGCCGTTTTTACCCAAGGCCGCGAATAAGTCGGCTGGTGCAGCAGGAGCGATCGACGTGCTGATTGGTATTGTCAAACCCGGCAGGATCACCGAGCTTTTGCCATTGAGCCAGGTGAGGTAGCCATACGACAAATTCAAATCCTGCGAGGTATTGGTCATCTCCGAAAAGTAGCCCTGATCCGAAAGTAAAGTCGTTTGATCCCAGGTTCCTTTATTCAGCAGCAACAGGCCAAAGCGAGCTGCATCGCGAGCCGTGCTGTAATACACGTTGTTGTCGCCGGTTTGCAGCCAAATGCCATTCATACCGGTAGCAGCTTCCACTTCATTGTCGGTAAACGCATTGTAACTGATGCCCGCGGCAGCACTCACCACCTGTTCAATCAGCGTGTAAGCGGCGTTGTGGTAAAACCATTGTGTTCCCGCGTCGGCTTTGTACAACAGACAAGCCGGGTCGGTACAATCCAAATTATCGACCTCGTAATCCAGTCCGGTTGTCATTGTCAGCTGATGACGAATCGTAATCAGATCTTCCTTTTCCTGCGACGCGCTGGTCCAGCCTTCTCCCAAATAGTCGGAGGTTTTATCGTCGATGTCCAACAATCCTTTTTGTTGCGCAATTCCGCACAGAAAGGCCGTCAGCGTTTTTCCGGCCGAAGCCCAATACCAGATTGAAGAGGCATCGAAGTCACCGCTGTTTGTAATGGTCGATCCCCAATACTTTTCCACAGCAATTTTCCCGTTTTGCAGAATGATAAAGGCTCGGGTATTTTCGTCCTCCAGGTAAGTGTAAAGTTCGTCCAGCGCAGCTTCATCCCACCCTTGCTCTGCAGGTGTAGTTGTTTCCCATGTTGTCGAAGGTATCGGTGGAAAATATAAATCTGAGTTTTCTGCTTCGGGCGTATCGTCCGAGTTTTTACCGCATGAAACAGTGATCAGCAGTGCAAAAACAAAAAGTAAGCGCTTCATAGTCATTCCGTTTAGTTGCCACTAAAATACAAAAAAGAGGCATTGAGCCTCTCTTTTGTCATATCGGGTTGAAATTGACGTTTATCATTATGAGTCGCAAGTTGAAAGCTACAAGTATTGTCATTCAATCGTCATTTATTGTCAATCAGTAGTCATTTGTTGTAGAAAGCCCTTCATCCTGAGACTGAACACTGAGACTGAATACCGAACACTTATTGTGCTTTTACTTCCACCTTATCGGCCAGTTCGCGGGCTTCTTGTTGCAGTTGAAGTACATCGGCACCCAATTCAGCGTTCAGCACTACAACGCCCATCCGGCGATATTCGCGTGCGGCTTCCTTGCCAAACAAACGGAAATCGGCACGTGGGTTTTGGCACACCACATCCCAACCGGTGTAACTTGGGTTGATGGTTTCGATCCCCGACAGCACAACAGCGCTTGCACCTGCTTTTTCCTGACGAATTTCCGGAATCGGTAAGCCCAGCACGGCACGGCAATGCAATTCAAATTCATTCAGGTTTTGTGTTCCGCCCAAGGTCACCATACCCGTGTCGTGCGGACGCGGCGAAAGCT harbors:
- a CDS encoding serine hydrolase domain-containing protein produces the protein MKRLLFVFALLITVSCGKNSDDTPEAENSDLYFPPIPSTTWETTTPAEQGWDEAALDELYTYLEDENTRAFIILQNGKIAVEKYWGSTITNSGDFDASSIWYWASAGKTLTAFLCGIAQQKGLLDIDDKTSDYLGEGWTSASQEKEDLITIRHQLTMTTGLDYEVDNLDCTDPACLLYKADAGTQWFYHNAAYTLIEQVVSAAAGISYNAFTDNEVEAATGMNGIWLQTGDNNVYYSTARDAARFGLLLLNKGTWDQTTLLSDQGYFSEMTNTSQDLNLSYGYLTWLNGKSSVILPGLTIPISTSIAPAAPADLFAALGKNGQFIDVVPSQNLVVIRMGEAPNDALVPVQLHFGMWEKIAAAISFD
- the lipB gene encoding lipoyl(octanoyl) transferase LipB is translated as MAQFTYEDVGLKDYKECWDYQETILEQVQADKKAKNGPTEVNRFLLVEHPHVYTLGKSGDEHNLLVHGDFLKKIEATFYKINRGGDITYHGPGQLVGYPIIDLEYYHIGVREYIEKMEDAIIATLAHYGITAGRNPGATGVWLDSDIPAKARKICAIGVRVSRYVTMHGFALNVNTDMRYFSYINPCGFLTYGVTSLERELGRKMDMDEVKAVVMEKFNEIY
- a CDS encoding D-hexose-6-phosphate mutarotase, which gives rise to MIDTDELDDQFGIEGEIGFMEMDGDLVFANISNKYADADICLYGAHVTSFRPVRTMEMLFMSPDTNFEEGKAIRGGIPVCFPWFGPHKTNNSLPQHGFGRLMYWDVLGTKSLPNGETQLDLILKSSEATKAYWPHDFEAIMHFTVGAQLTVSLEVRNISAETFTYGCALHSYFVISDIAHIGIEGLQGLSYLNQLTDTMGKQEEAILKIEEPLTRHYQNTESAVVLADEGYRRRIRIEKEGSKVTTVWNPGAEACVAMSDMPDDGFASFVCIEATASFDYQIELAPGTSFQTTQIFGVEE
- a CDS encoding tetratricopeptide repeat protein, translated to MYIRICIALCFLFGAGGALAQLQVPDVSKVQLANKYYQGHEYEKAAVLYDELFQNTKSSYYFDLYLTCLTESGDFEAAEKEIKKALRKDETQATLYVQWATLLKKQGDDEGAEKKLQESLEAVPASRADYIRLSNAYLNTGSYDYAEKLYLQAPQKIPGENFYYELGRVYLFERNYSKMFDTYLDMIRNDENTLSRMESAVQSAFRLDVDNSLREKLKSLTLQRMQQEPTVIAYNRLLIWLFLQEKNYTQALRQQIALDRRGLDESPMIMELARIAARNDEYTEALKAYDYLISKGDVTPYFYQAKLVRADLLYRHFSVGAVGAKTSEELAAEFEKCFGELGYVAETQILVLDYAHLLAFHLNRADKAVELLEFGMKMPRLQQIEIDELKTELADVYVLTGDVYEAILLYSQVIENNKTNELGDQVKLKKARLGYYMGEMAWAKAQLDVLKASTSKLIANDAMELALFIGNNMNLDTTSVPLQMFARADLLQFRNQTESAWAVLDSLQNEYPFHSLQDDIYYRKASIMEKQAKWTEAASFLEQLVADYPWDLLADDALLELGNLYRTKLNDPEKAQGYYLKLLEDHPGSVHVSEARNWYRQLRGDFDTQSEQDVRVNETIN
- a CDS encoding class I SAM-dependent methyltransferase, which gives rise to MNIFAKEEIADAYDSYYETEFGKKVDELEKAALLEVIKDIPRCKLLELGAGTGHWTEFFVNQGFTVTATDVSEAMFAHARQKLVGKVEFRKADMLNLPNESESVDAIAVIAALEFCEDQMQAFANIYRVLKPKGWLIVGCLNANSTLGKVKNDDPVYRYGDFMTKSDLETYLESFGEPTILECVHLSDKMEVLDGTPEAANVPGAFMAACVQKID
- the lipA gene encoding lipoyl synthase is translated as MPIFTQNYQRSMSEETQPRPRLPRWMKMNLPKGESYSKVKNLVGKHSLHTICSSGNCPNIGECWNRGTATFMILGEICTRNCKFCGVKNGKPLPPDPEEPGRVAESIRIMQLKHAVVTSVDRDDLPDLGASVWVETIRQIKATNPETKLEVLIPDFQGRQELVRQIIDAKPEVISHNLETVERLTPQIRSVAKYRQSLAVLRTIAESGSVAKSGIMLGLGETEEEVVKTMDDLRDAGCRVMTIGQYLAPTTGHIPVVAYIQPEQFERYRTIGLEKGFSFVESSPLVRSSYRAELHAGG